One region of Syntrophobacter fumaroxidans MPOB genomic DNA includes:
- a CDS encoding ABC transporter permease subunit — MAFAQRIGLLLFLLATADFFSVASPHFPSFRNVFNIFVQSSPTLLAAVGMTVVIATAGIDLSVGSIMALSGILAALAMKTHSAGVGGVAGSSVRRGGGRERGSPAAGMTHGLVAGERGTFSAG, encoded by the coding sequence ATGGCTTTTGCCCAGCGGATCGGGTTGTTGCTTTTCCTGTTGGCCACTGCCGATTTTTTCAGCGTCGCGTCGCCTCACTTTCCCTCTTTCCGGAACGTTTTCAACATATTCGTCCAATCCTCCCCGACGCTGCTTGCGGCGGTGGGTATGACCGTGGTCATTGCCACGGCAGGCATCGATCTTTCCGTCGGATCGATCATGGCGCTTAGCGGCATCCTTGCTGCTCTTGCCATGAAAACCCACTCGGCGGGGGTTGGCGGGGTCGCCGGATCATCCGTGCGGCGTGGGGGAGGCCGGGAGAGAGGATCGCCCGCGGCGGGAATGACGCACGGTCTGGTGGCCGGCGAACGGGGGACCTTTTCCGCGGGATGA
- the yedE gene encoding YedE family putative selenium transporter, which produces MGEHLTRRRRVEKTRNLLATGTGIIAVGALIGVLAALLQKLGNPGNMGICVACFDRDITGAVGMHRADVVQYLRPEILGFVLGSFVAALATREFKSRGGSAPLARFVLGMTAMIGALVFLGCPWRTLLRLAGGDGNALLGLAGLVVGVWIGTLFFKQGYSLGRSQKQSFGTGLLMPLLILGLLALRFIYPPVEGQTQSGVLFYSAKGPGAAHAPLFISLGIGLLVGFIAQRSRFCTMGALRDLILFRQWHLFSGFLALLAAALVTNLVLGQFHPGFEKQPVAHTQAFWNFAGMLVAGFSFALAGGCPGRQLFMSGEGDADAGVFVFGMITGAAFAHNFGLASSPAGIGPHGMAAVAVCLFFCLVIGFGNIERTRA; this is translated from the coding sequence ATGGGAGAGCATCTGACGAGGAGGCGGAGAGTGGAGAAGACCAGGAATTTGCTTGCGACGGGAACGGGCATCATCGCGGTTGGAGCTCTGATAGGGGTCTTGGCCGCCTTGCTTCAAAAGCTGGGCAACCCCGGAAACATGGGCATCTGTGTCGCCTGCTTCGACCGGGATATTACCGGCGCCGTGGGGATGCACCGGGCCGACGTGGTGCAGTACCTGAGGCCGGAAATCCTGGGGTTTGTGCTGGGCTCGTTCGTTGCGGCCCTGGCCACCCGTGAATTCAAATCAAGGGGAGGGTCGGCGCCCCTGGCGCGGTTTGTGCTCGGGATGACGGCCATGATCGGGGCGCTGGTGTTTCTGGGCTGTCCGTGGCGCACGCTTTTGAGGCTGGCGGGAGGAGACGGCAACGCGCTGCTGGGGCTGGCGGGATTAGTGGTCGGCGTATGGATCGGCACGCTCTTTTTCAAGCAGGGCTATAGTCTTGGCCGCAGCCAGAAGCAGAGTTTCGGAACGGGGCTTCTCATGCCGCTGCTCATTCTCGGTCTGCTCGCGCTGCGTTTCATCTATCCTCCCGTGGAGGGCCAGACGCAGAGCGGAGTGCTTTTTTACAGCGCCAAGGGACCGGGGGCCGCTCATGCGCCGCTTTTCATTTCGCTTGGCATCGGCCTGCTGGTGGGTTTCATCGCTCAGCGCAGCCGGTTTTGCACCATGGGGGCACTGCGGGACCTGATCCTGTTCCGGCAGTGGCATCTCTTTTCCGGTTTCCTGGCGCTGCTGGCGGCGGCACTGGTGACCAACCTGGTCCTGGGCCAGTTCCATCCGGGTTTTGAAAAGCAACCCGTCGCCCATACGCAGGCTTTCTGGAATTTTGCGGGCATGCTGGTGGCGGGGTTTTCGTTCGCCCTGGCCGGAGGCTGTCCGGGGCGGCAGCTGTTCATGTCGGGCGAAGGGGATGCCGACGCCGGGGTATTCGTTTTCGGGATGATCACGGGCGCTGCTTTCGCCCACAATTTCGGCCTGGCCAGCTCGCCCGCGGGCATCGGTCCCCACGGGATGGCCGCGGTGGCAGTGTGCCTGTTTTTCTGTCTGGTTATCGGTTTCGGCAATATCGAGCGCACTCGCGCCTGA
- a CDS encoding double-cubane-cluster-containing anaerobic reductase: MKEFERAGERSLLSLVEHKEAGGKVAGVYCLFAPTELVRAAGAIPVSLCGKKEAPISAAEKTLPPNLCPLIKSSYGYAVTDTCPYFGASDFILGETTCDGKKKMFELMGRIKPLHLMHLPFDADGGQALAFWVQEMIRLKGFLEEQTGRSVEVRELNRQIKLQNEVRKLLWQISRFSRAETVPLSGLDMMTVMETKSSCSDLEAYAVLLRQLIKELEERCAAGVAVHRRGAPRILFTGCPVGTGSEKVLQLIEECGGVIVSMENCTGIKGQDLLVEEDTADPLQALARRYLRIPCSCMTPNEERLNLIRGLVEDYRVQGVVDLTWQCCHTYNVESFVVREFIETRHGLPSLHIETDYSSSDTEQLRTRIEAFLELIA, encoded by the coding sequence ATGAAGGAGTTTGAGCGGGCCGGCGAACGCTCTCTGCTCAGCCTTGTGGAACACAAGGAGGCGGGGGGGAAAGTCGCGGGAGTCTACTGTCTGTTCGCCCCAACCGAGCTGGTGAGAGCGGCCGGGGCGATCCCGGTGAGCCTGTGCGGCAAGAAGGAAGCTCCGATCTCTGCCGCCGAAAAGACGCTTCCCCCCAATCTCTGCCCCCTGATCAAGTCCAGCTATGGGTATGCAGTGACGGACACATGCCCGTATTTTGGGGCTTCGGATTTCATCCTGGGCGAAACCACGTGTGATGGAAAGAAGAAGATGTTCGAGTTGATGGGAAGGATCAAACCTCTCCATCTCATGCATCTGCCTTTTGACGCCGACGGGGGCCAGGCCTTGGCTTTCTGGGTGCAGGAAATGATCCGGTTAAAAGGCTTCCTCGAAGAACAGACCGGTCGGAGCGTGGAAGTCCGGGAGTTGAATCGCCAGATCAAGCTCCAGAACGAGGTGAGAAAGCTGCTCTGGCAGATATCCCGCTTCAGCAGGGCCGAAACGGTCCCGTTGTCGGGTCTGGACATGATGACGGTGATGGAAACGAAAAGCTCCTGTTCCGACCTGGAAGCTTATGCCGTGCTGCTGCGGCAGCTCATCAAGGAACTGGAGGAACGGTGCGCTGCCGGGGTGGCCGTCCATCGACGGGGGGCTCCGCGCATCCTGTTCACCGGTTGTCCGGTGGGCACGGGATCGGAAAAAGTGCTGCAACTCATCGAGGAATGCGGCGGCGTGATCGTCTCTATGGAAAACTGCACCGGCATCAAGGGTCAGGACCTGCTTGTGGAGGAGGACACGGCCGATCCGCTGCAGGCGCTGGCAAGGCGCTATCTGCGGATTCCCTGCTCATGCATGACGCCCAATGAGGAACGATTGAACCTGATCCGGGGTCTGGTGGAGGATTATCGTGTGCAGGGAGTGGTCGATCTGACCTGGCAATGCTGCCATACCTACAACGTGGAGTCCTTCGTCGTCAGGGAATTCATCGAGACGCGCCATGGACTGCCGTCCCTGCACATCGAAACGGACTATTCCTCCTCCGACACGGAGCAACTGAGAACCCGGATCGAGGCCTTTTTGGAACTGATTGCCTGA
- a CDS encoding DUF169 domain-containing protein, protein MESKIAGAVGLKYNPVAILLADEKPDNALQFKKGKWGCVMFMFANAAKGKTAAFDAQTYGCWGGGVGLGFGNTYLRFPGGVECFAHFLSSGNARWERGREVAKSVGDAAGKAFMENFLEGEGYVKTPELVEQWLGEIPMREIQAGYVLFKPLSEIDPQREKPETVVFLADPDQLSALVILANYGREGMENVTIPWAAGCQTIGILPYREAKSGKPRAVVGLTDISARKYVRGLLGSEYLSFGMPWEMFLEMEGNVEGSFLERQPWRSLLASKP, encoded by the coding sequence ATGGAATCGAAAATCGCCGGAGCTGTCGGACTCAAATACAATCCCGTCGCCATCCTCCTGGCGGACGAGAAGCCGGACAATGCCCTGCAGTTCAAGAAAGGAAAGTGGGGCTGCGTCATGTTCATGTTCGCCAACGCCGCAAAGGGCAAGACGGCGGCCTTCGACGCGCAGACCTATGGCTGTTGGGGCGGCGGTGTCGGGCTTGGGTTCGGAAATACCTATCTGCGCTTTCCAGGCGGTGTTGAATGCTTTGCCCACTTTCTCTCATCCGGCAACGCCCGGTGGGAAAGGGGCAGGGAAGTTGCCAAGTCCGTGGGAGACGCTGCCGGAAAAGCGTTCATGGAAAACTTCCTTGAGGGCGAAGGCTATGTTAAGACACCCGAACTGGTGGAACAGTGGCTCGGGGAAATTCCCATGAGGGAAATCCAGGCCGGTTATGTACTGTTCAAGCCCCTCTCGGAAATCGACCCCCAACGCGAGAAGCCCGAGACGGTGGTTTTTCTTGCCGATCCGGATCAGTTGTCGGCGCTTGTCATTCTTGCCAATTACGGCAGAGAGGGCATGGAAAACGTAACGATCCCGTGGGCCGCGGGGTGCCAGACCATAGGAATCCTCCCGTACAGGGAGGCGAAATCGGGAAAGCCGAGAGCCGTTGTAGGGCTGACGGACATTTCGGCCAGGAAATACGTTCGCGGTCTTCTGGGCTCGGAATACCTCTCATTCGGCATGCCCTGGGAAATGTTTCTGGAAATGGAGGGCAACGTGGAGGGGAGCTTTCTGGAAAGACAGCCCTGGCGGTCTCTCCTGGCGTCCAAGCCATGA
- a CDS encoding CerR family C-terminal domain-containing protein has translation MQDGPKKSDDTKARLIEAAGAVFARQGFRWATVREICSRAGAHVGSVNYHFRDKEGLYAAVLEHTQRSAVEKYPPDLGLREGATPQERLRAFVHSLLSRILAEGVPAWHGKLLAREIAEPTEALDRLLQNSVRPLFSYLAGIVRELLEEADPPEGEESDVVFLCLMSIVGQCLQHYTARRAIAVLRPKSFDPSDIERIADHISRFSIGGIRELRAGKSP, from the coding sequence ATGCAGGATGGCCCGAAGAAAAGCGACGATACGAAGGCGAGGCTGATCGAGGCGGCTGGAGCGGTGTTTGCGCGGCAGGGATTCCGATGGGCGACCGTCAGGGAAATTTGCAGCCGTGCCGGCGCTCATGTGGGTTCCGTGAACTACCACTTCCGGGACAAGGAAGGACTCTACGCGGCGGTCCTCGAGCACACGCAGCGATCCGCCGTGGAAAAATACCCGCCCGACTTGGGCCTCCGGGAGGGAGCCACACCGCAGGAGAGACTCCGGGCATTCGTTCACTCACTGCTGTCGCGCATCCTGGCCGAAGGGGTTCCGGCCTGGCACGGGAAGCTCCTTGCCCGCGAAATCGCGGAACCGACCGAAGCTCTGGACCGATTGCTGCAGAATTCGGTACGGCCCCTTTTTTCGTATCTGGCCGGCATAGTACGCGAGCTGCTCGAAGAAGCCGACCCGCCGGAGGGTGAGGAGAGCGATGTCGTTTTCCTGTGCCTGATGAGCATCGTCGGACAGTGCCTGCAGCATTACACGGCAAGACGGGCCATTGCCGTGCTTCGACCGAAGAGCTTCGATCCGTCCGACATCGAGCGTATTGCGGATCATATTTCGCGGTTCTCCATTGGAGGCATTCGAGAGCTCAGAGCGGGGAAATCACCCTGA
- a CDS encoding NAD(P)H-hydrate dehydratase — protein sequence MSWLIVGTIPRDDFPLYEGRCLLEEGGLRLDAQLVPVGRGTPALLAAACIASQALDVEPPLALLAGDTGRGKGSIRVYEHLCRALPVISPDVIVFHYLQPDVDWHNRVFLHLEELARRPVLVADAGFMYVAKMSGFAACYDLFTPDVGELAFLADEKAPHPFYTRGFILQEEDRAPELIQRAYRHENASSYLLVKGRCDVVASSQGILERICEPVVEAMEPIGGTGDTLTALAGAFIAARYPIAQACSLAAKANRVMGLLARPTPASTIADLLRSLPAALEAVLR from the coding sequence ATGTCCTGGCTGATTGTCGGTACCATCCCCCGGGATGATTTTCCCCTCTATGAAGGCCGTTGCCTGCTCGAGGAAGGGGGCCTGCGTCTCGACGCTCAGCTCGTCCCCGTCGGCCGCGGCACTCCCGCGCTGCTGGCCGCGGCCTGCATCGCCTCACAAGCCCTGGACGTGGAACCTCCCCTGGCCCTGCTCGCGGGGGATACCGGGCGGGGGAAGGGGTCGATCCGGGTCTATGAGCATCTTTGCCGGGCGCTTCCCGTCATTTCCCCGGACGTGATCGTCTTTCACTACCTGCAACCCGACGTGGACTGGCACAACCGCGTGTTCCTGCATCTTGAGGAACTGGCTCGCCGACCTGTCCTGGTGGCCGACGCGGGCTTCATGTACGTGGCAAAAATGAGCGGCTTTGCCGCATGCTACGACCTCTTCACCCCGGATGTCGGTGAGCTGGCCTTTCTGGCCGACGAAAAAGCCCCGCATCCTTTTTACACTCGGGGGTTCATCCTGCAGGAAGAGGATCGCGCTCCCGAGCTCATTCAACGGGCCTATCGGCACGAAAATGCCTCCAGTTATCTCCTGGTGAAAGGCCGCTGCGATGTCGTCGCCTCCTCGCAGGGCATCCTGGAGAGGATTTGCGAGCCCGTGGTGGAGGCCATGGAGCCCATCGGCGGGACGGGAGACACTCTGACCGCGCTGGCGGGGGCCTTCATTGCCGCGCGATACCCCATAGCGCAGGCCTGTTCCCTGGCGGCGAAAGCGAACCGGGTGATGGGGCTGCTCGCCAGGCCAACTCCGGCCTCGACCATCGCAGATTTGCTCCGTTCCCTGCCCGCGGCCCTGGAAGCCGTTCTGCGGTAA
- a CDS encoding PAS domain-containing protein, with the protein MQEDSYEWLCRQIVDEAPDAIIFANRDGRIELWNSGAEFIFGYTAVEVMGQSLDCIIPEKLRARHWDGYQRVMATGSTRYGRQLLAVPAIRKDGSRISVEFTVVLPRSSAGEVLGAAAIIRDVTARWQKEKELKERLNQQLKSPEAGAVSR; encoded by the coding sequence ATGCAGGAAGATTCGTACGAGTGGTTGTGCCGGCAGATTGTCGATGAGGCCCCGGATGCAATCATTTTTGCAAATCGGGACGGGCGGATTGAGCTCTGGAATTCCGGGGCGGAATTTATTTTCGGATACACCGCGGTGGAGGTGATGGGACAAAGCCTCGATTGCATCATCCCGGAGAAACTGCGTGCCCGGCACTGGGACGGCTACCAGAGGGTCATGGCCACCGGTTCGACCCGCTACGGCAGGCAATTGCTGGCGGTACCGGCAATACGGAAGGACGGGTCACGCATTTCCGTTGAATTCACCGTGGTTCTCCCACGCTCTTCCGCCGGGGAAGTCCTGGGGGCCGCGGCGATCATTCGCGATGTAACCGCCCGGTGGCAAAAGGAGAAAGAGCTCAAAGAGCGCCTGAACCAGCAGTTGAAGTCACCCGAGGCGGGGGCAGTATCCCGTTAG
- a CDS encoding ABC transporter substrate-binding protein yields the protein MMRKLFGASAAALLLMWTANTACPAHAESVMDKIERTGKVNMGHREGAVPFGYMDEKGQWVGFDMDLGAELAKALETKFGKKIEYIKTPMNPKNRIPLVANGTVDVGIGSTTITLEREEAVDFSLPYFLTGTKLLVPKGSPIRDYRQLAGKKVGVGSGSTANIKGLQKAIDAKTIDPPCEMVLFEDHAKGFLGLQQGKIDAYFTDEAMLAGMRAKAQKPDDWEVVAPFLTYEPYGFILPRDDSKWRDFVNATLIRMYKDGTFEKIYNKWFGPGGQLVLPMTGEYRIMLKVLSFPD from the coding sequence ATGATGAGAAAGTTATTTGGAGCGAGTGCGGCAGCCCTTTTGCTGATGTGGACCGCCAACACGGCCTGTCCGGCGCATGCTGAGAGTGTGATGGACAAGATCGAGAGGACCGGCAAAGTCAATATGGGGCACCGGGAAGGCGCGGTTCCCTTTGGCTACATGGACGAAAAAGGGCAATGGGTGGGATTCGACATGGATCTCGGGGCCGAGCTGGCCAAAGCGCTCGAAACGAAATTCGGTAAGAAGATCGAATATATCAAGACTCCAATGAATCCCAAGAATCGCATTCCTTTGGTGGCCAACGGCACCGTCGATGTCGGAATCGGCTCCACGACCATTACGCTGGAGCGGGAAGAAGCGGTTGATTTTTCGCTCCCCTATTTCCTGACCGGTACCAAGCTGCTGGTGCCCAAAGGCAGTCCAATCCGCGATTATCGACAACTGGCCGGCAAAAAGGTGGGTGTCGGCAGCGGTTCCACCGCCAATATCAAAGGGCTGCAAAAGGCCATCGATGCCAAGACGATCGATCCGCCCTGCGAAATGGTGCTTTTCGAAGACCATGCCAAGGGGTTCCTGGGATTGCAGCAGGGCAAAATAGATGCCTATTTCACCGATGAAGCGATGCTGGCGGGCATGAGGGCAAAAGCTCAGAAACCGGACGACTGGGAAGTCGTGGCACCCTTTCTCACCTACGAGCCCTACGGATTCATCCTGCCCAGGGATGACAGCAAGTGGCGGGACTTTGTGAATGCGACGCTCATCAGGATGTACAAGGATGGTACGTTCGAGAAGATCTACAACAAATGGTTCGGACCCGGCGGGCAATTGGTTCTGCCCATGACCGGAGAGTACAGGATCATGCTCAAAGTCCTCAGTTTTCCCGACTAG
- a CDS encoding amino acid ABC transporter permease — MLHYDFDWSVLWRHPYGKMLLQGVWTTVHLSLLAWAIALPVGVAIALCRIMPCRAARLVGGAYVETLRNIPLLVQLFFWYFAVPSLLPGKTERWLYANVRDLSYVLGVLALGTYTAARVAEAVRSGLLAVPAGQFRAALSTGLSPAGTYRHVILPYALRVVIPLLSTEFLTCFKNSSLAMTIGVMETTGMANYIDSFTFHGLETTTAASLVYLLTSLSVIVLMGRIESKMRIPGMIARES; from the coding sequence ATGCTTCATTACGATTTCGACTGGAGTGTTCTTTGGCGCCACCCATACGGGAAAATGCTGCTACAGGGTGTATGGACCACGGTTCATCTGTCGCTGCTGGCCTGGGCCATCGCCCTGCCGGTCGGCGTGGCGATCGCGCTGTGCAGGATCATGCCCTGCCGGGCGGCCCGGCTGGTGGGTGGCGCCTATGTGGAGACTCTGCGCAACATCCCCTTATTGGTCCAGCTGTTTTTCTGGTATTTCGCCGTCCCTTCGCTCCTGCCCGGGAAAACGGAGCGGTGGCTTTATGCCAATGTCCGTGACCTGTCTTATGTCCTGGGCGTTCTGGCGTTGGGGACCTACACCGCGGCCCGGGTCGCGGAAGCGGTGCGATCCGGGCTCCTGGCGGTGCCCGCCGGTCAGTTCCGGGCAGCCCTTTCCACCGGCTTGAGCCCCGCCGGAACTTACCGGCATGTGATCCTGCCCTATGCCCTCCGGGTCGTGATTCCCCTGTTGAGCACGGAGTTCCTGACCTGTTTCAAGAATTCATCGCTCGCCATGACGATCGGCGTCATGGAGACGACGGGCATGGCCAACTACATCGATTCGTTCACCTTTCACGGCCTGGAAACCACCACGGCCGCCAGCCTGGTGTATCTTTTGACGAGCCTGTCGGTGATTGTGCTGATGGGCCGGATCGAGAGTAAGATGCGCATCCCCGGTATGATCGCGCGAGAGAGCTAG
- a CDS encoding DUF3343 domain-containing protein yields MFWKKIVAIAGSVVGLKRGADGRSDRGILVFHHTSEVIRAESLLKEAGFTVSVKGPPPDLRTGCDLVIEFPLVSQLRIAELLGGAKIAPLKILPLQDLLLEPVGLFHAKDFGDHLMVRAANMKITIDKNDLRIVNVSGGGCPDVPFLAESLVGKSLLEAPAPRSMGHTLCGYALQLAYEELLRRCPG; encoded by the coding sequence ATGTTTTGGAAAAAGATTGTGGCAATCGCCGGCAGCGTTGTCGGCCTGAAACGCGGGGCTGACGGTCGTTCCGACAGGGGGATCCTGGTTTTTCACCACACCAGCGAGGTGATCCGGGCCGAATCGCTGCTCAAGGAGGCGGGTTTCACCGTTTCCGTAAAGGGTCCGCCTCCAGACCTCCGTACCGGGTGCGACCTGGTGATCGAATTCCCGCTGGTTTCCCAGTTGCGGATAGCGGAGCTCCTGGGCGGGGCGAAGATTGCCCCGCTCAAGATACTGCCGCTCCAGGACCTGCTTCTGGAACCCGTGGGTCTGTTTCACGCCAAGGATTTCGGCGATCACCTCATGGTGCGGGCGGCCAACATGAAGATCACCATCGACAAGAACGATCTTCGCATTGTGAACGTTTCGGGCGGAGGCTGCCCGGATGTGCCTTTCCTGGCGGAGAGCCTGGTGGGCAAGTCCCTGCTCGAGGCGCCCGCGCCGCGCAGCATGGGCCACACGCTGTGCGGATACGCTCTGCAGCTGGCTTACGAGGAACTTCTGCGCCGATGTCCTGGCTGA
- a CDS encoding amino acid ABC transporter permease, with the protein MDLQVIARNLEFMAGGLVVTFEITAVALAGGLLWGILLGLGRLSRIPWIYYPVTVYVHFFRSQPLILVIFWFYFLVPVMTGKPLGAFVSTLIAFVAFEAAYFAEIVRGGVQSVSGGQAAAGYSCGLRYHQVQLYIILPQALRNMLPALTTQAVVIFQDTSLAYVIGLREFLRRVNLVDTREARSIELYLFAGTVYLVLCFLGSAAARRLERRREVSLS; encoded by the coding sequence ATGGACCTGCAGGTCATTGCACGAAACCTGGAATTCATGGCCGGAGGTCTTGTGGTCACGTTCGAGATCACCGCCGTTGCCCTGGCCGGCGGCTTGCTCTGGGGCATTCTCCTCGGTCTGGGCCGCCTGTCCCGGATACCCTGGATTTACTATCCGGTGACCGTGTACGTTCATTTTTTCCGAAGCCAGCCCCTCATCCTGGTCATTTTCTGGTTCTATTTCCTGGTCCCCGTCATGACCGGGAAACCCCTGGGCGCATTCGTATCGACTCTCATCGCCTTTGTTGCCTTCGAAGCGGCCTATTTCGCCGAAATCGTCCGGGGTGGAGTGCAGTCCGTGTCCGGGGGGCAGGCCGCCGCCGGGTATTCCTGCGGGCTCAGGTATCACCAGGTGCAGCTGTACATCATTCTCCCCCAGGCCCTGAGAAACATGCTGCCGGCTCTCACCACGCAGGCCGTCGTAATCTTTCAGGATACCTCGCTGGCTTATGTCATCGGGCTGCGGGAGTTTCTGCGCCGCGTGAACCTGGTCGACACGCGCGAGGCCCGCTCCATTGAGCTCTACCTTTTTGCGGGAACGGTCTATCTCGTCCTCTGTTTCCTCGGCTCCGCGGCGGCGCGCCGACTTGAAAGACGCAGGGAGGTCAGCCTGTCGTGA
- a CDS encoding amino acid ABC transporter ATP-binding protein, giving the protein MIEIRNLSLWYRKDHKVIDDVSARIPKGRTVVICGPSGSGKSSLLRCINGLERFQEGEIIIDGQSLRSRETDIHKLRAKIGMVFQHFELYPHMTVLDNITLAPRKVLNQSEKDAENKAMQLLTRVGIPDKASRYPGELSGGQQQRVAIARSLAMEPKAMLFDEPTSALDPEMIKEVLDVMIDLAKSGMTMVVVTHEMGFAREVADEVAFMDHGRFVERKPAGTFFECPENPRTREFLSRILK; this is encoded by the coding sequence GTGATCGAAATCAGGAATCTCAGCCTGTGGTACCGCAAGGATCACAAGGTGATCGACGACGTCTCGGCCCGCATCCCCAAGGGAAGGACGGTGGTGATCTGCGGTCCCAGCGGTTCCGGAAAGAGTTCCCTGTTGAGGTGCATCAACGGGCTGGAGCGCTTCCAGGAGGGCGAAATCATCATCGACGGCCAGTCCTTGAGATCACGCGAAACCGATATCCACAAGCTTCGGGCAAAGATCGGCATGGTTTTTCAGCACTTCGAGCTCTACCCGCACATGACCGTGCTCGACAACATCACCCTGGCTCCTCGAAAGGTTTTGAACCAATCGGAAAAAGACGCTGAAAACAAGGCGATGCAGCTCCTGACGCGCGTGGGAATTCCCGACAAGGCCTCCAGGTACCCGGGAGAGCTGTCCGGGGGACAGCAACAGCGGGTTGCCATTGCCAGGAGCCTGGCTATGGAACCGAAAGCCATGCTCTTTGACGAACCGACTTCGGCCCTTGACCCGGAGATGATCAAGGAGGTCCTCGATGTCATGATCGATCTGGCAAAGAGCGGGATGACCATGGTTGTGGTCACGCACGAGATGGGGTTCGCCCGGGAGGTGGCCGACGAAGTGGCGTTCATGGATCATGGGCGTTTTGTGGAACGAAAGCCGGCAGGAACGTTCTTTGAGTGCCCCGAAAACCCGAGAACCAGGGAATTCTTGAGCAGGATATTGAAGTAG
- a CDS encoding sulfurtransferase TusA family protein gives MSEIVDARGLSCPQPVLLVMSKIKEKASGEIEVIVDNEVSRENVSRAARAKGWEVREERRQGDEWHLILGQ, from the coding sequence ATGAGTGAGATCGTCGATGCCAGGGGCCTTTCCTGTCCTCAACCGGTTTTGCTGGTGATGTCAAAAATCAAGGAAAAGGCAAGCGGCGAGATCGAGGTCATCGTTGACAACGAGGTCAGCCGGGAAAACGTCAGTCGCGCCGCTCGCGCAAAGGGTTGGGAAGTAAGGGAGGAGCGGCGACAGGGTGACGAATGGCATTTGATCCTGGGTCAATGA